One Thermicanus aegyptius DSM 12793 DNA segment encodes these proteins:
- the pyrR gene encoding bifunctional pyr operon transcriptional regulator/uracil phosphoribosyltransferase PyrR — MHEGSRQIMDEAAIRRALTRIAHEILERNKGVEGLILIGIKTRGIYLARRLAERIEQFEGKSLPVGELDITMYRDDLSFKHESHEPVVKGRQIPGEVTGEKIILVDDVLYTGRTVRAALDAVMDHGRPQAIQLAVLIDRGHRELPIRPDYVGKNVPTSHTEKIAVELMEVDGREQVLITDAGEGSAH; from the coding sequence TTGCACGAAGGATCGAGACAAATCATGGATGAAGCGGCGATTCGTCGGGCTTTAACCCGTATCGCCCACGAAATCCTGGAGAGAAACAAAGGTGTGGAAGGGCTGATCCTCATCGGCATCAAGACCCGGGGCATCTACCTGGCCAGGCGCCTGGCGGAACGCATCGAGCAGTTCGAAGGAAAGAGCCTTCCGGTGGGGGAACTGGACATCACCATGTACCGGGATGATTTATCGTTTAAGCATGAAAGCCATGAGCCGGTGGTGAAGGGAAGGCAGATTCCGGGAGAGGTGACGGGGGAAAAAATCATTTTGGTCGATGATGTCCTGTATACAGGGCGGACCGTCCGAGCAGCCCTCGATGCGGTGATGGATCATGGACGGCCCCAGGCGATCCAACTGGCTGTCCTCATCGACCGGGGACACAGGGAACTCCCCATCCGTCCCGATTACGTGGGCAAAAATGTACCCACCTCCCATACCGAGAAGATCGCCGTGGAGCTCATGGAAGTGGATGGGCGGGAGCAGGTGCTGATCACCGATGCAGGAGAGGGGTCTGCCCATTAG